A region from the Muribaculum gordoncarteri genome encodes:
- a CDS encoding glycoside hydrolase family 31 protein produces the protein MNLITKRTLSCISASILCFACAVAQNFEQTQHGIKALANGQNVELQLYTPSSVRVTKSPADAPSSPKSFSVIASPEKVEFTAKKSGNNVVLSSKELTATLNLKTGTVSFRNNKGRLLSEGTAASFTPVDDAGEPALKVKQTFVLDKDEPVYGLGNLENGKLSQRGVNRTLMPGNIEDGIPLIVSPKGYAVFWDNYSPTEFIDNDNETAFESAVGECVDYYFMEGKNADEVISEIRTLTGDVPMFPLWTYGFWQSRERYKSQGETVGVVKKYRELGVPLDGIIQDWQYWGNNYLWNAMEFMNPEFNNPQKMMDDIHGLNAHAIISIWSSFGPQTKPYRDLDEKGLLFNIATWPQSGIAEQWPPRMDYPSGVRVYDAYSPEARDIYWKHLSRLHDYDMDGWWMDSTEPDHFDVKPADFDTKTYLGSFRKVRNAYPLLTVGGVYDHQRAKTDDKRVFILTRSGYVGQQRYGCNVWTGDVNSTWDMLRKQIPALLNFTLTGNPNCNSDIGGFFCSGYNRRNGDNSATKNPLFQELFVRWMQFGAFTPMMRSHGADIMREIYYFGQKGDVIYDAIEDAIRLRYSLLPYIYSTSWQVSNDDKSFMRALMMDFPNDKKGWNIGDQYMFGDNLLVAPVVNAQYTPEKVMKIDENTGWNRDQAGSSENTKGNVNFMEQHSTDVYLPAGASWYDYWTNERYKGGQTISKPTTIKTIPLYVKAGSIMPMGPDVQYATEKPWDNLTVRVYPGANGEFTLYEDEFDNYNYEKGQYSTIKFIWNDKSRTLTIDDRKGTYPGMLKNRNFNVVLMSNGGGASPVTVPYDGSKKSVKL, from the coding sequence ATGAATCTTATAACCAAACGAACGCTATCTTGCATTTCGGCATCGATTCTTTGTTTCGCTTGTGCTGTCGCTCAGAATTTCGAGCAGACACAACATGGAATCAAGGCCCTTGCCAACGGACAGAATGTTGAGCTGCAACTCTACACACCGTCAAGTGTACGTGTGACAAAGTCGCCTGCCGACGCTCCGAGCAGTCCCAAAAGTTTCTCAGTCATAGCCTCGCCTGAAAAGGTCGAGTTCACCGCTAAAAAGTCGGGCAACAATGTCGTGTTAAGCAGCAAAGAGCTTACCGCCACACTGAACCTGAAGACCGGTACCGTGTCATTTCGCAACAATAAAGGCCGATTGCTTTCGGAAGGCACCGCAGCCTCATTCACTCCCGTGGACGATGCCGGGGAGCCGGCTCTGAAGGTAAAGCAGACATTTGTTCTCGACAAAGATGAGCCCGTTTATGGACTCGGAAACCTTGAAAACGGCAAATTGTCGCAGCGCGGCGTCAACCGCACTCTCATGCCCGGCAACATAGAGGACGGAATCCCCTTGATCGTATCGCCTAAAGGCTATGCCGTGTTCTGGGACAACTATTCTCCTACCGAATTTATCGACAACGACAACGAAACGGCATTTGAGTCGGCAGTGGGCGAATGTGTCGACTACTACTTCATGGAAGGTAAAAACGCCGACGAGGTGATCTCGGAAATCCGCACCCTGACCGGCGATGTTCCCATGTTCCCCTTGTGGACCTATGGATTCTGGCAGAGCCGCGAGCGTTACAAGAGCCAGGGCGAAACCGTAGGCGTGGTCAAGAAATACCGCGAACTCGGTGTGCCCCTCGACGGAATCATCCAGGACTGGCAATACTGGGGCAACAACTACTTGTGGAATGCAATGGAATTCATGAATCCCGAATTCAACAATCCGCAAAAGATGATGGACGACATCCACGGCCTCAACGCCCATGCCATAATATCTATATGGTCGTCATTCGGACCCCAGACCAAGCCCTACCGCGACCTCGACGAGAAGGGCCTGCTGTTCAACATCGCCACATGGCCCCAATCGGGCATTGCCGAGCAGTGGCCTCCCCGCATGGACTATCCCTCGGGTGTACGCGTTTACGATGCCTACAGCCCCGAAGCACGCGACATCTATTGGAAGCACCTGTCACGCCTCCATGACTACGACATGGACGGATGGTGGATGGATTCTACCGAGCCCGACCATTTCGATGTCAAGCCAGCGGACTTCGACACCAAAACCTATCTCGGCTCATTCCGCAAGGTGCGTAACGCCTATCCTCTGTTGACCGTAGGCGGTGTCTACGACCATCAGCGAGCCAAGACCGACGACAAGCGAGTGTTCATCCTCACCCGTTCAGGCTATGTAGGTCAGCAGCGTTACGGATGTAATGTGTGGACCGGTGATGTCAACTCTACATGGGACATGCTGCGCAAGCAGATACCCGCACTCCTCAACTTCACGCTCACCGGCAACCCCAACTGTAACTCCGACATAGGAGGATTCTTCTGCAGCGGCTACAACCGACGCAACGGCGACAATTCGGCTACAAAAAATCCTTTGTTCCAGGAGCTCTTTGTGCGTTGGATGCAGTTCGGTGCATTCACTCCGATGATGCGCTCCCACGGTGCCGACATCATGCGCGAGATATACTATTTCGGACAGAAAGGCGATGTGATATACGACGCCATCGAGGATGCAATACGCCTGCGCTACTCGCTTCTGCCCTACATATACTCGACCTCATGGCAGGTTTCCAACGATGACAAGAGCTTCATGCGCGCACTCATGATGGACTTCCCCAACGACAAGAAGGGCTGGAACATCGGCGACCAGTACATGTTTGGCGACAATCTGCTTGTGGCTCCCGTTGTAAACGCCCAATATACTCCTGAAAAGGTCATGAAGATTGACGAAAACACCGGATGGAACCGCGATCAGGCCGGAAGCAGCGAAAACACCAAGGGCAATGTCAATTTCATGGAGCAGCACTCAACCGATGTGTATCTGCCCGCAGGTGCTTCATGGTATGACTACTGGACAAATGAACGCTACAAAGGCGGCCAGACCATCAGCAAGCCCACTACCATAAAGACCATACCTCTTTATGTAAAGGCCGGCAGCATCATGCCCATGGGCCCCGATGTTCAATATGCAACCGAAAAGCCCTGGGACAACCTCACCGTACGCGTTTATCCCGGAGCAAACGGTGAATTTACACTGTATGAGGACGAATTTGACAACTACAACTACGAAAAGGGTCAATATTCGACTATAAAGTTCATCTGGAACGATAAATCCCGCACGCTCACAATCGATGACCGCAAGGGAACATATCCCGGAATGTTGAAAAACCGCAACTTCAATGTCGTATTGATGTCAAATGGCGGTGGCGCATCACCCGTAACTGTTCCTTACGACGGAAGCAAAAAGAGTGTAAAACTGTAA
- a CDS encoding DUF4861 family protein, with translation MKHNVHVTAMMLLCSIAASAQSTDAYIKLHDSHGKHPRIVSITYPGDANTLDMYNSIYGHGAVIENPWVAYRVYMDNRQSLDLYVKAVPQTELDVTGFYTTPQQMDEGYGCDVLWAGKSIGAGSFRGWQEGPVTIDNVTSRTQTVLSPSEIEVRDKEWIFNGHPIEMTQRYTVRGDSRDLWVEITLEGYNDGDMFSTGIQKLELDNRGFISPDGYAASWGRNVPDKGHPELIESVGLGICVAPENIVKSMEDELNYLFIVRPDSDGKIRYRVISSGDRERGGFKSAEEWFSFMRKHAGSAQSRGRGPM, from the coding sequence ATGAAACACAATGTCCATGTCACGGCAATGATGCTGTTGTGCAGCATTGCCGCATCGGCACAGTCGACCGATGCATATATAAAGTTACATGACTCCCACGGCAAGCATCCGCGCATAGTGTCGATCACCTATCCCGGCGATGCCAACACGCTCGATATGTATAACAGCATATACGGTCACGGAGCCGTAATAGAGAATCCATGGGTGGCCTATCGCGTATATATGGACAACCGCCAGAGCCTCGACCTCTATGTCAAGGCGGTGCCGCAGACGGAACTTGATGTGACGGGATTCTATACCACGCCACAGCAGATGGATGAGGGATACGGCTGCGATGTGCTTTGGGCCGGCAAATCAATCGGCGCCGGCTCTTTCCGCGGATGGCAGGAGGGGCCCGTGACAATTGATAACGTCACATCGAGGACTCAAACGGTGCTATCGCCATCAGAGATAGAGGTGCGTGACAAAGAGTGGATTTTCAACGGACACCCAATAGAGATGACGCAACGTTATACCGTGCGAGGCGACTCACGTGACCTTTGGGTAGAGATAACGCTGGAGGGATATAACGACGGTGACATGTTCAGCACCGGCATTCAAAAACTTGAGCTTGACAACCGGGGATTCATATCGCCCGACGGATATGCCGCGTCATGGGGCCGGAATGTCCCCGACAAGGGACATCCCGAACTCATAGAATCGGTTGGGCTCGGCATTTGTGTCGCACCCGAGAATATCGTCAAGTCGATGGAGGACGAACTGAACTACCTGTTTATCGTGCGCCCCGACAGTGACGGAAAGATACGTTACAGAGTCATCAGTTCGGGCGACAGGGAGAGAGGCGGATTCAAGTCGGCCGAAGAGTGGTTCTCATTCATGAGGAAGCATGCAGGCTCCGCTCAATCCAGAGGACGCGGCCCGATGTAG
- a CDS encoding toxin-antitoxin system protein → MYTSLEKKAHVFRLPVYLLDKLKELAQKDRRSLNNYVECLLLDAVYHEPNEETIAALNDAKAGKLEGPIDTSSVEAMLKSMDL, encoded by the coding sequence ATGTATACATCGCTCGAAAAGAAAGCCCACGTGTTCCGACTGCCTGTCTATCTTCTTGACAAGCTGAAGGAACTTGCACAAAAGGATCGCCGCAGCCTTAACAACTATGTTGAGTGCTTGCTGCTTGATGCCGTGTATCACGAACCAAACGAGGAAACCATCGCCGCGTTGAACGATGCGAAAGCCGGTAAACTTGAAGGGCCGATTGATACTTCAAGTGTCGAAGCCATGCTTAAATCAATGGATTTATGA
- a CDS encoding glycosyl hydrolase 115 family protein, whose translation MYEELKKAYDTGADRYWLLNVGDIKPMELAVQTFFDMAWDFDRFNYENINRRQSAFLGSVFGDEYTPDFQEILDQYYRLAWSRKPEFMGWEREWDSPQYTGLKDPEYSFDNYNEAASRLKEYSDIADRCRELYDKLPADYKASFFELLGYPVMAANQMNRKFLMAGLNHKMTEAKEYGKANWAALQSQQAYDSINALSHRYNTQLDGKWEGMMAIPPGYVALYHKMPEVKYHDGYSPEAVDLSIDKSKEIPAGYAVIPVDSYKSSNCGTGHTIRILEGIGYDWKSLQLGEPLQPLSSIDDDSCLRVDYQLPVIDSDSITVILYTMPRFPLYKGAESKFAMKVDGNEPVIFDDILKEWSLEWKDQVLQNGKANKASFKIASPRKPATLSILAQDPGLIIQRIIIDYGGLKESYIGPRPLD comes from the coding sequence ATGTATGAGGAGCTGAAAAAGGCCTACGACACAGGCGCCGACCGCTATTGGCTGCTTAACGTAGGCGACATAAAGCCCATGGAGCTTGCCGTGCAGACATTCTTCGACATGGCGTGGGACTTTGACCGATTCAATTACGAAAACATCAACCGTCGCCAAAGCGCATTCCTTGGGTCGGTTTTCGGTGATGAATACACCCCCGATTTCCAGGAGATACTTGACCAATACTACCGCCTCGCGTGGAGCCGCAAGCCCGAATTCATGGGGTGGGAACGCGAGTGGGATTCACCGCAATACACCGGACTCAAAGATCCCGAGTACTCATTCGACAACTACAATGAAGCCGCCTCTCGCCTTAAGGAGTACAGTGACATAGCCGACCGTTGTCGCGAATTGTACGACAAACTGCCCGCTGACTACAAAGCCTCGTTCTTTGAACTGCTTGGCTATCCGGTCATGGCAGCAAACCAGATGAACCGCAAGTTCCTCATGGCCGGTTTGAACCACAAAATGACCGAGGCCAAGGAGTATGGCAAGGCCAATTGGGCGGCATTGCAATCGCAGCAGGCCTACGACAGCATCAATGCGTTGTCCCACAGGTACAACACCCAGTTAGACGGCAAATGGGAGGGAATGATGGCAATTCCTCCGGGATATGTGGCTCTATATCACAAAATGCCTGAAGTCAAATATCATGACGGCTATTCTCCCGAAGCTGTCGACCTGTCAATCGACAAGAGCAAGGAGATTCCTGCAGGTTATGCCGTAATTCCGGTTGACTCTTACAAGTCATCCAATTGCGGTACAGGTCACACCATCCGTATTCTGGAGGGCATAGGCTATGACTGGAAGTCGTTGCAGTTAGGCGAACCCCTGCAGCCACTCTCGTCCATTGACGACGATTCTTGTCTGAGAGTCGATTACCAACTGCCCGTCATCGATTCCGATTCAATAACCGTCATCTTGTACACTATGCCGAGATTCCCGTTGTACAAGGGTGCTGAATCTAAGTTTGCAATGAAGGTCGACGGCAACGAGCCTGTAATATTCGACGACATACTCAAGGAGTGGTCGCTCGAATGGAAAGACCAGGTGCTGCAAAACGGAAAGGCCAACAAAGCCTCGTTTAAAATCGCATCACCCCGAAAGCCCGCCACACTGAGCATCCTTGCTCAAGACCCGGGTCTGATTATACAGCGCATTATAATCGATTACGGCGGATTGAAAGAGTCCTACATCGGGCCGCGTCCTCTGGATTGA
- a CDS encoding rhamnogalacturonan lyase has product MKLKNLLSLMALGAVTLASAQGAYDYSRLQRESLGRGVVAVRENPSTVMVSWRYLSSDPENQAFDVYRNGKKVNSKPITEGTFFKDKNTSDSQAVYTVKPAKGDRAGEFTLPANAPCGYINIALDRPDLGVDPNGREYFYNANDASIGDVDGDGEYEIILKWNPTNSHDNAHDGWTGPTLFDCYKLDGTRLWRIDMGDNIRSGAHYTQFMVYDLDGDGCAEIVMKTADGTMDGQGKVIGDRRADFRNLKGRIIAGPEYLTVFNGKTGEAMATVDYVPQRGQLKDWGDSYANRSERYLAATAYLDGIHPSVVMCRGYYARTVLAAFDWDGKELKNRWTFDSNDPGCEAYAGQGNHNLRVADVDGDGCDEIIYGQMTVDNDGKGLYSTGMYHGDALHLVSDVDNEKYYVWGCHENRKDGTSLRDARTGKVVFQFPSDKDIGRCMAADIDPNHEGVELWSPNTEGVRAFDGSLISPQSEFIGETKASVPVNMAVWWDGDLLRELLDRNEISKYNWGNGNCDTLMTMEGCTWNNGTKANPCLQGDIVGDWREEVLMRTDDNQNLRLYVTTIPTEYRFHTFLEDPVYRVSIANQNVAYNQPTGTGFYFGPDLKKGSKFRGTTIK; this is encoded by the coding sequence ATGAAATTAAAAAATTTGCTGTCACTTATGGCACTGGGAGCCGTTACGCTTGCTTCGGCACAAGGAGCCTACGACTATTCACGCCTGCAGCGTGAGTCACTTGGCCGCGGTGTTGTTGCCGTGCGCGAGAACCCTTCCACGGTAATGGTGTCGTGGCGTTATCTGTCGTCCGACCCCGAGAATCAGGCTTTTGATGTGTATCGCAACGGTAAGAAAGTAAATAGCAAGCCGATAACCGAAGGCACCTTCTTCAAGGACAAAAATACATCGGATTCACAGGCGGTGTACACAGTCAAGCCCGCCAAAGGCGACCGCGCAGGTGAGTTTACGCTCCCCGCCAATGCTCCGTGCGGTTACATCAACATCGCCCTTGACCGCCCCGACCTCGGTGTCGACCCCAACGGCAGGGAGTATTTCTACAACGCAAATGACGCTTCGATAGGCGATGTGGACGGTGACGGAGAATATGAGATAATCCTGAAGTGGAATCCCACCAATTCACATGACAACGCACATGACGGATGGACCGGGCCTACCCTGTTTGACTGCTACAAACTCGACGGCACTCGCCTCTGGCGCATCGACATGGGCGACAACATTCGCTCGGGCGCTCACTATACACAGTTCATGGTATATGACCTCGACGGCGACGGATGCGCTGAAATCGTAATGAAAACCGCCGACGGCACCATGGACGGTCAAGGGAAGGTGATAGGTGACCGCCGAGCCGACTTCCGCAATCTAAAGGGTCGCATAATCGCCGGTCCCGAGTATCTCACGGTATTCAACGGAAAGACCGGAGAGGCCATGGCGACTGTGGACTATGTGCCACAGCGAGGCCAATTGAAGGATTGGGGCGACAGTTACGCCAACCGTTCGGAGCGTTATCTTGCCGCCACTGCCTATCTTGACGGGATTCATCCGAGTGTCGTGATGTGTCGCGGTTACTACGCCCGCACCGTGCTTGCCGCATTTGACTGGGACGGTAAGGAGCTTAAGAACCGATGGACATTTGACTCAAACGACCCCGGATGTGAGGCTTATGCCGGACAAGGCAACCACAACCTGCGGGTGGCCGATGTGGACGGTGACGGATGTGACGAGATCATATACGGACAGATGACTGTCGACAATGACGGCAAAGGGCTTTACTCCACAGGCATGTACCATGGTGACGCCTTGCACCTCGTGAGCGATGTCGACAATGAAAAATATTACGTGTGGGGATGTCACGAAAACCGCAAGGACGGAACTTCGCTACGTGACGCACGCACCGGCAAGGTGGTGTTTCAGTTCCCGAGCGACAAGGACATAGGCCGTTGCATGGCCGCCGACATCGACCCCAATCACGAAGGAGTGGAATTGTGGTCGCCCAACACCGAGGGCGTGCGAGCCTTTGACGGCTCCTTGATTTCACCTCAAAGCGAGTTCATAGGCGAAACTAAGGCTTCGGTGCCGGTCAACATGGCTGTGTGGTGGGACGGCGACCTGTTGCGTGAGTTGCTCGACCGAAATGAGATAAGCAAATACAACTGGGGAAACGGAAATTGCGACACGTTAATGACGATGGAGGGCTGCACATGGAACAACGGCACCAAGGCCAACCCGTGTCTGCAAGGTGACATCGTGGGCGACTGGCGCGAAGAGGTGCTTATGCGCACCGACGACAACCAAAACCTGCGGCTATATGTGACGACAATACCCACCGAGTATAGATTCCACACATTCCTTGAGGATCCGGTGTATCGTGTGAGCATCGCAAACCAGAATGTCGCCTACAACCAGCCCACGGGCACCGGCTTCTATTTCGGCCCCGACTTGAAGAAAGGCTCCAAATTCCGTGGTACAACAATAAAATGA
- a CDS encoding glycoside hydrolase family 88/105 protein, which produces MSRINIFLLSGLVLASCSSNKQPKEVEINDSTTPLHLLQPDYTNPYKVLSVDSVKADIDRVFSYIDSVTPARVVNEEDEVIDDLTNLPDDAKLNQGTYRLTSYEWGVMYMALLDAYNTLGDAKYKDYVSDRIGFLAKAAPAFAELASRTGRHDGQMRQVIAPATLDDAGAMSAAFMRAAMADSTLKIGDIIERYYDIVENHTYRLADGTIARNRPHHNSVWLDDMFMALPSMAARSAYTNDPKQLDEAARIAGLFIDRMWIPEKGIFRHGYVEGLEQEPSMAWGRANGWAILTMCQLLDAMPENHPQRAKILSTIKEHIKGLSQLQGRDGFWHQLLDRNDSYEETSATAIFAYCIAHAVNQGWVEAVTYGPVAQLAWEAVASKINDKGEVEGVCVGTGMGFDPAYYYYRPVSVKAAHGYGPVIWAGSEIIKMLNSSYPRLNDSAIHYYNVDPEATVPIFSLDENGKATEVLH; this is translated from the coding sequence ATGTCACGAATAAACATATTTCTTCTGTCGGGCCTCGTATTGGCATCCTGTTCATCGAACAAGCAACCGAAGGAGGTTGAGATAAACGACTCGACAACTCCGCTTCACCTGCTGCAACCCGACTACACTAACCCATATAAAGTGTTAAGCGTCGATTCGGTAAAGGCCGACATCGACCGCGTGTTCTCATACATCGATTCAGTCACTCCGGCCCGCGTGGTCAATGAAGAGGATGAAGTAATAGACGACCTCACGAATCTGCCCGATGACGCAAAGCTGAACCAAGGCACTTACAGGTTGACGAGTTACGAATGGGGCGTCATGTACATGGCGCTGCTCGATGCCTACAACACTCTCGGCGATGCGAAATACAAGGATTATGTGAGCGACCGCATAGGTTTTCTTGCAAAGGCAGCTCCTGCGTTTGCGGAACTTGCGTCACGTACCGGCCGACATGACGGACAGATGCGTCAGGTGATAGCGCCCGCCACTCTTGATGACGCAGGCGCAATGTCGGCAGCTTTCATGCGTGCCGCAATGGCCGATTCCACATTGAAAATCGGCGACATAATCGAGCGTTACTACGACATTGTGGAGAACCACACCTACCGTCTTGCCGACGGAACGATAGCGCGCAACCGTCCTCACCACAATTCGGTGTGGCTCGACGACATGTTCATGGCTCTCCCGTCGATGGCCGCACGCTCGGCCTACACCAACGACCCGAAGCAGCTTGACGAGGCGGCACGCATAGCCGGACTCTTCATCGACCGCATGTGGATTCCCGAGAAGGGCATATTCCGTCACGGATATGTAGAGGGACTTGAGCAAGAGCCTTCGATGGCCTGGGGACGAGCCAACGGATGGGCGATATTGACCATGTGTCAGCTGCTCGACGCAATGCCCGAGAACCATCCACAGCGGGCAAAGATACTATCGACAATAAAGGAGCACATAAAGGGATTGTCGCAGCTTCAAGGACGCGACGGATTCTGGCATCAGCTGCTTGACCGCAACGACTCCTACGAGGAAACATCGGCCACGGCAATATTTGCCTACTGCATAGCTCATGCCGTTAATCAAGGCTGGGTCGAGGCTGTAACCTACGGCCCTGTCGCACAGCTCGCATGGGAGGCCGTTGCCTCAAAAATCAACGACAAGGGCGAAGTAGAGGGAGTGTGCGTGGGCACCGGCATGGGATTTGATCCCGCCTACTACTATTACCGGCCGGTGAGCGTGAAAGCAGCTCACGGATACGGGCCTGTTATATGGGCCGGTTCAGAAATCATCAAGATGCTGAACAGCAGCTACCCGAGATTGAACGACAGCGCCATACATTACTACAATGTCGATCCCGAAGCGACAGTGCCCATATTCAGCCTTGACGAGAACGGCAAGGCCACCGAGGTTCTTCATTGA
- a CDS encoding type II toxin-antitoxin system YafQ family toxin: protein MKELRYTRQFKKDLKRFLNQPKKLEELKIVLDMLRNEITLPEKYRQHPLKGEYSGCLECHIEGDFLLIWYDEESNTLALFRLGSHSELFKD from the coding sequence ATGAAAGAGCTTCGCTACACGCGACAATTTAAGAAAGACTTGAAGCGATTTCTGAATCAGCCTAAGAAACTCGAAGAACTGAAGATTGTCCTTGATATGCTCCGTAATGAAATTACGCTACCGGAGAAATATCGGCAGCACCCATTAAAAGGAGAATACTCCGGCTGCCTTGAATGTCATATTGAAGGCGATTTCCTGCTTATATGGTATGATGAGGAAAGTAATACTCTTGCATTGTTCAGGCTTGGCTCCCATTCAGAGCTGTTTAAGGATTAG
- a CDS encoding rhamnogalacturonan acetylesterase, giving the protein MKDVNMVVDNTPDSIELARTMRPVSGSTRVGDNPVLFLVGNSTMRTGTRGNGDNGQWGWGYFMHEYFDPAKITVENHALGGMSSRTFYNQLWGDVLKGVRPGDWVIIELGHNDNGPYDSGRARASIPGIGDESLAVVIKETGKRDTVYTYGEYMRRYVRDVKSRGAFPVLMSLTPRNAWDDADSTVITRVDSTFGLWARQVAEAENVPFIDLNDITACKFERFGKEKVKTMFYLDRIHTSEFGARVNAESAVEGIASTPSLGLKDYLLPSPVDSVTGASRIQGKPILFTIGDSTVKNEDRDDDSMWGWGSVIDELFDTTRITVENHAMAGRSARTFLDEGRWDKVYDALQPGDYVIMQFGHNDDGDINTGKARGELHGSGDESKVFRMVAKGRNQVVYTYGWYIRKFIMDALEKGAIPVVLSHTPRNKWHDGLIESNASSFGLWAREAADRAGAFFIDLNAISGAKFQELGPDGSAPYFKNDHTHSSLKGARLNAESIAEGLRSTDCSLKNFLKQ; this is encoded by the coding sequence ATGAAGGATGTGAACATGGTTGTCGACAACACGCCCGACAGTATCGAGCTGGCACGAACAATGCGCCCGGTGTCAGGCTCCACGCGTGTGGGCGACAATCCGGTGCTGTTTCTTGTGGGAAATTCGACCATGCGCACCGGCACGCGTGGCAATGGTGACAACGGACAGTGGGGATGGGGATATTTCATGCATGAATATTTCGACCCCGCCAAGATAACAGTCGAGAACCATGCCCTCGGCGGCATGAGCAGCCGCACATTCTACAACCAGCTGTGGGGCGATGTGCTCAAAGGAGTGCGCCCCGGCGACTGGGTTATAATCGAACTCGGACATAACGACAACGGCCCTTACGACAGCGGTCGCGCCCGTGCCTCAATACCCGGCATCGGCGATGAATCGCTCGCCGTGGTGATAAAGGAAACCGGGAAGCGTGACACCGTCTACACTTACGGTGAATACATGCGCCGTTATGTGCGTGACGTCAAGTCACGTGGGGCCTTTCCCGTGCTCATGTCACTGACACCGCGTAACGCATGGGATGATGCCGACAGCACCGTAATCACGCGTGTCGACTCGACATTCGGATTATGGGCCCGTCAGGTGGCCGAAGCCGAGAATGTGCCGTTTATCGACCTGAATGACATAACGGCATGCAAGTTTGAGCGTTTCGGCAAGGAGAAGGTGAAGACGATGTTTTACCTCGACCGCATACACACATCGGAGTTTGGCGCGCGAGTCAATGCCGAGTCGGCTGTTGAGGGTATAGCTTCAACGCCCTCACTCGGATTGAAGGATTACCTTCTACCCTCTCCGGTGGATAGCGTCACGGGTGCGTCACGCATTCAGGGTAAGCCGATATTATTCACCATAGGCGACAGCACTGTCAAAAACGAGGACCGTGACGATGACAGCATGTGGGGATGGGGAAGCGTGATCGATGAGCTATTTGACACGACACGCATAACGGTTGAGAATCACGCCATGGCCGGAAGAAGCGCCCGCACATTTCTCGACGAAGGGCGATGGGACAAAGTATATGACGCACTGCAACCGGGCGACTATGTAATCATGCAGTTTGGCCACAACGACGACGGTGACATAAACACAGGCAAGGCGCGAGGCGAGCTGCATGGCTCGGGCGACGAAAGCAAAGTGTTTCGCATGGTGGCCAAGGGGCGGAACCAGGTCGTTTACACCTACGGCTGGTACATACGCAAATTCATCATGGACGCTCTCGAAAAAGGAGCCATCCCGGTTGTGTTGAGCCACACTCCGCGCAACAAGTGGCACGACGGACTGATTGAGAGTAACGCCTCTTCATTCGGCCTATGGGCACGAGAGGCCGCCGACCGTGCCGGAGCGTTCTTCATCGACCTCAACGCCATATCAGGTGCCAAGTTTCAGGAGTTGGGTCCCGATGGCTCGGCTCCATACTTCAAGAACGATCACACTCACTCATCGCTGAAAGGGGCGCGACTTAATGCCGAAAGCATTGCCGAAGGGTTGCGCAGCACCGATTGCTCACTGAAAAATTTCCTCAAACAATAA